The window GTCAGTGCATTAAATCAAAAAGATGTTGGGGAGCTTATTAAATACGGCATTATCATCGTATCCAGTTTACCTGTTCTCATTATTTATCCATTTTTACAAAAGTATTTTGTGCAAGGTGTGATGATTGGGTCCGTAAAAGGTTAGGATGACATAACAAAAAAAGGAGAAGGATTATGAAAAAAATAGTAACCATGGGTTTTGTGATTGTTATCGTTCTCATGACAGCTTTAGCTGGTTGTGGGAAGAAGGATGTAAAGGAAACAACTTCAGATCAAACAAAGGAAAAAGAAGTGACAAGTGACATAAAAGATAAGGATGTTGACAAGGATCCATTAGCTAACATTAATGCAGCAGGACTACCCATTGTCAATGAGCCTGTTACCCTAAAAGTAGCAGCAAAGAAAAGAGAAACCGTCAAAAAACCATTTAAAGATCTGGCCGTATTACAAGAAATTGAAGCGGCAACCAATGTACATATTGAATGGGATGTAGCGCCCATTAATGGTTGGCAGGAAAAGAAAAATTTAATGCTTGCCAGTGGTGATTGGCCCGATGTGTTCTGGGGGAACTACATCATCGAAAACAATGAGGTCATTAAGTTTGCTGCAGATGGCATATTCATACCCCTAGAGGACTTAATCGACCAACATGCTCCAAACATTAAAAAAATCTTAGATGAGACACCAGGGCTGCGTGATTACATAACGGCACCAGATGGGCACATATATGCCCTGCCCTCTATAAATGAAACAGCAAGTTCAGCTGTAAGTGCACAGTTTATTAATCAAGCATGGTTAGATGAAGTGGGCATGGATATACCAACAACCACCGATGAACTTTATGACGTGCTAAAAGCGTTTAAAGGTATTTGCAGCAATGAACAAACACCATTCACCTTCCGATTTGACAACAATATTTTAGGTCTTAATGGGATGTTTGGGTCCTTTGGTTTAGTGGATAACAAGACCAAATTTACGGTTGTGGAAGATAAAGTATTATTTACACCAATGGAAGAAGCCTATAAGGAAGCCGTTCAATATTTTCATAAATTATTTAGTGAAGGTTTAATGGATGTGGAGTCCTTTTCACAGAATATGCCTATATTTAAAGCCAAAGTATCCAATAAAAATGTAGGTGTTACCAACATGTGGTCCCTTAATTGGTTGTTTGGCGATCAGCATGAAGATGCCGGTTATGTATTTATGCCGCCTTTAAAGGGACCAAAAGGGCATCAAGGTTACATGTATAAGAATGCATCATTCTTATCAGGAAAAGGTTCCTTTTTAATAACAGAGACGTGTGAAAACCCTGTGGTAGCTATTAAATGGGCGGATTATATGGCACAGCAAGAGGTAAGCTTCAAACTTCTGGAAGGCTTAATCTATGAGAAGGATGATCAAGGCATCTATCAGCCAATACCCATTCCAGAAGGAATAAGTAATGATGAATTTAGGCATGCAGAAACACCTGGAGCCAACAGTTTTCACATGTTAACCAATGCCTTTTATGAGAATGTCAATGTTTCCAAAGGTATTCTAGAAAAAAGGGGCTATGATAAAATCTACGAACAATACAAGACCAATACATTTTTACCACCCTTCTACTTAAGCCCAGAAGATTCATCCAGAATTGCAGAGTTAAAAGGTGATATCTTGTCCTTTGTTAATGAAAAAACGTCTCATTGGATGCTTGAAGGGGGTATTGAAAAAGAATGGGACAGCTATATCAAGCAACTCAAAAAAATGAAGATAGAAGAGATGCTTAACATCTATCAAAACCGTTATAACGATTTTATCAGTGAATAGACTGTTTAAGTGGTAGAGCAATGTTATACCTATCGACGTAAAATACTGCTTGCATGATATGGTACGGACAGCTAGATGAAAGGATGAATAAACCATGAAAACAATAAAAAAATATCAGCCGCCTAATCTCGGTGAGTCAAAGCTTACTTCAGGATTTTGGTTCGAGCGGACAGAAAATTATATGCACATTATTCAGAGCATGGAAAACACGTTGTTAGACGATAAAAATGCTGCCCGATTAATTAATTTTGCCATAGCAGCAGGTGAAGCAAAAGGGGCATTTTATCGTAATGATTGGTCAGACGGTGACTGCTATAAGTTCATTGAAGGTTGTGCCAATCAGTATGCAGTGACAGGGGATCAAAGGATTACAGACTTAATGGAGCCATACATACCATGGATTGAAAAAGCGCAAGAACATGATGGTTATATCAATACACAGATAACTTTGACCCATATAAAAAGATGGGAAGACCCTAAGCATCATGAACTCTATAATCTTGGACATTTGTTTACAGCAGGAGTGACCTATTATGAGGCTACAGGCGATAAGCGACTCCTTGACGTTGCCATAAAAGCAGCAGACAATCTGTGCACTGTTTTCTTACCCATTAATGAAGAACTGGCTGACTTTGGTTTTAATCCAAGTCAAATCATGGGGCTTATGGATTTATATGATGTCACAGGGAATGAGGACTATCTCACATTAGCAGATACATTTATCACCATGCGGGGTATGAAACCAACAAAAGGCGATTTTAATCAGAATCGGGTGCCTCTTAGAAAGGAATCCAAACCTGTGGGTCATGCGGTTATGGCAGCATATCTTTATGCTGGTGCTGCTGATGTCTATGGTTATACACAAGATAAGACCTTATTCACATCACTAGAAAGAATATGGCAGGATATGATTAATAAACGCATTTATATCACAGGTGGTGTATGCCCACTTTATTCAGGTATCTCTGAACGTGGTGACAATGTTCATGAAGCTTTTGGGGATGAGTACGACTTGCCACATCGTATTGCCTACAACGAAACGTGTGCCAATATTGGTATAGCCATGTGGGCCAGAAGGATGTATAACCTGACAGGTGAAGCCACCTATGGGGACTGGATGGAAAACATTTTGTATAACGCAGGCATCTCGGGGGCAAGTCTTGACATGACAAGTTACTTTTACGCTAACCCGTTAGCCCATCGAGCAAAAGAGCACATTAAGCCAACTTTCAATCAATATGCACATGTGCCCAATAAACGATTCAAGACATTTACCTGCTGGTGTTGTCCACCTCAATTATGGCGTACATTTTCTGGTATGCCAAGGTGGGTATATGCTGTCTCTGATAAAGGGGTGTCCATTAATTTATTTACAGGCTGTGAATTGGATACCAAGCTGCGCAATGGTGAACCTGTTAAAGTAGTCATGGAGACTAATTATCCATGGGATAAAGAAGTGGTCATCATGATTGAACAAGCCCCAACAGATGGGATGACCCTTCAATACCTCATTCCCAGTTGGTGTTCCAAGGCTAAGGTTAATGGTCATGCTAAGGACCCTGGCGTTTATGAGGCCGTGGTAAAAACAGGAGACAAGATAACCCTTCAATTACCTATGGAAGCAGTCTTCTATGAAGCCAACCCCATGGTTGAACAAGCAAACGGTATGGTGGCAGTTAAACGAGGTCCCGTGGTATATTGTCTTGAAGGGCATGATATTGAAGGTGCATATGCCATGGATGAACTTGCCCTATCTGTTGAGGAAGGCATGGAAGAAGTCGTTATTGATGAGTTACCTTATGAGATGATTGGTTTAAAAACCCATATGTACTATAAACCAAAAGGCCAAGGGTTATACCATCCAAGAACACCTGTTGAAGATAAGAAGGTTCCCGTTCGTCTCATTCCTTATTTTGCATGGGCAAACCGATCAGAAGAAGATATGAGTGTTTGGCTGAATAGGGCTTAACCCATGGAGCATTAAGATAAACTGATGACAGACATCAACGTTGAACATTGTGATGGACCCAAATAAATATCTTGTGATGTTATGAAAACTAGATTTTATGAGAGGAGTCTGACAAATGTTAGATGTTAAAAAGAAAAATCATGTGATTCATTTTGCTTCAAAAATACTAGGCATGGCGTTACTCCTGACCCTGTTAAATGTTCATCCTGTCTATGGAGAAGTAGTGGCGAAGAACCAAGGTGTATACCTTCAAGAGGGCACCCAAGAAAAAGGTCAATCAACTACCAAGCATACCCCTGTAGAAAATCGGTCAAGGGTCAAGGGGTTTCAGACAGGTCATCATATTCTATTGGTAAAGCCTGCAACCATTGACAATCATGGTCGTGCACTTATCGCAGCATCTTATGATGGCAAAATTCTCAGTTATTCGGAAGAAGGCCGTATGAAGTGGCGGGCTAACACCGGTGGTCATATACCATTTGACATGGCAGTTGATGATTTAGACGGTGATGGCTACGATGAAACCATGGTAGCATCCAGTGATGGCAGCCTTTATGTGTTGAACCATGAAGGTCATAGTCTATGGACTTTTGAAACAAAAGCCCCTTTATACAATGTAGCCACATTAAATGGCAGTGATGGCAAGAAATACATTGTTATAGGCGGGGTAGATAAGACCCTTTACAAGTTGTCCAAGGATGGTCAAGTCATCAGTACTTCATCTATCCTATCAGGTGTAGCAACGGAGCGTCAAGAAACGGTGATACGTCATATCAAGGCAGCTGATCTATTTGGGAATGGAAAAGAATATTTAGTCGTTGTGAGTGTCATTCGAGATAACAGCAACGGCTCCTTGTCCTTAATTGACCCAGATGATATGGATAACCCTCTATGGACCGTTGACTTTGGACCCAATATAAAAACCAGGTACAAGTATATTGGTGAGATGCTCATTCAAGATTTAGATAAAGACGGTAAAAGTGAAATTTTATTACCTTGTGGTAAAACCGCAGTTGGAGACGTGATTGTCTTTAACTGTCACGGGGAGTATGTGAAGACATTTGATAACCCCTCAAAAGAAAGAGGAAAAGATTATCGGATGAACTTTCTGTCCTATGTGAACATACCCTCACAGTCAGAGGAATATATTTTAGGATTCTTTCAAAATAAGATCATTGTTCACGATTTAGAAGGACAAGAGCAAGGCATCTACACATCAAAGCATGCCTTTGCAAGCGGTACATTGGACCCTGTTACCAATACCTACTACATAGCAAGCGATGTATCAGGTGGCGATGCCATATATGCTTTGAAGTTAGATACAGCAGATTGGGGAGAGGCTTTTGAAAATATAGAACAGGTAGGTCGAATCATTGAGATTCGCCAGAACATACAAGTCATTAACCAACAATTAGACAACTTCGTCATGCCTGCTTATCAAGATGCCATATCTAAAGGGAATGTGGTTGTAAGAGGTTCCTTTGCTCCAGCATCCTATGAGGCAGTTACCAACGGTTCCACATCCTTTTCAGCTTATGCTGTTTGGTCAGAAAAATACCCAGATGATGTGGACACCTTCTACTTAGAACACAAAGATAAGAGAAGAAAATACGACATGACAGCCGAAGAAATCATTGCCGCCGCAGCAGCATTTGAAGCCAATGGACAGGATTTTTCCATATGGGCAGGACATGGTAAAGACCCTTACATGCAGGTGTCTACATATGAAGGTATATTAAAGGCTGCGCCGAATCATTGTAAACTGCTTATTTTTTCTGAGATGGAAACCATGGATGAAGATACGGCATATTTTATTAACCACATACTGGTACCACTAGCAGATGCCTGCAAAGAACAGGGCAACACGAAGATTTTAATGCGTAATAAATATATATTTTGGGCAGGCCAATATTATTTAGATTTTGGAAAAGCCTTATTTAATGATAAGTACAAGGATGTGATTGTGCCTTCAACGGAGGATACCAATTGCCGTTCTCAGGAAGTGAATTTTGCTGGAAGATTAGGACTATGGTTAACGGGACAAGTAAATGAATTGGGCGGTCGATTAATAGAGGATAACAATACCTTTGTTAGGCAGTTTGAATGGTCAGCTCAAATGACCAAGACGGCATTTATTAGAAACATGGTCCATAACCTGTCTTATGGAGCCAAGTATTTTCATAACTCCAATCCTTCTATACCAGAAGAAGATCAGTTAGCAGTGGTTTATAAACTGGTGGATAAAGGAGCACTGGTTGTTCCTGATAGAGAAGACGTGTTGTCCATACCCAGTGTGGCGTTAGGTATGAGGACACCTCACGAAGATTACATCAAACACGGTACCAACGGTCATTATTTAAATGCTTTTAATGGAAAAGATAACGATTCTTATGTCTTTGACCACCTGGATTGTTATTGGGGAGGATATCCCATTGCGGATTATGATTTCTCAAACTATGGCTATGGTGTAAAAAGCAGAACGGTTAACTTTTTACCCACTACCCCTTATGGCATGATTCCCATCATACCAGATGATTATGATATTGAAGGTACTAGATTTACACATAAGATTTCCACAGATGGAAAGTACTTTTATGATGAAAGTGGTAACAGGCATACAGCAGAAGCCTATAAAAGTACGGTCCAAAACCTGTTGCGAAAATCTAGAAGAAAGATGCCTGTCGTTGTAAGTGGTCAAGTGGCGTGGAATGTTATCCGTATCGATGACCAACATGTCAGAGTTATCTTGATGGATTCTGGTTATGCAGACCCTAAGAAACGTCAAGCCCGTGTCCGATTACAAACCATTGAAGGAATAACCTGTCAAGATATTTTGAGCGGTGAAACCCTGCCCATTGAAGACAATCAAATCCATGTGACGGTACCAGCTGGTGTATTTCGAATACTTGATATCACCCATGGTCATAAGAAAAGTGATACAATAAACCAAAAAGTAAGCATGAAGGTAAGTCATTCAGGACCGATAAAGGCAAGTCATACAGAAAGCGTTAAAACAAGTCATAGCGAACACAATGCCACACAAGCATTTGAAACAGGACATACCATGTACCATGTGAAACCTGTAACCTTAAAAGGCGGTATCCATACCTCCCATGCACAATTACCAGACAATGCAGGACGTGCAATCGTGGGGGCAGCTTATGACGGTACGGTAGCTGCGTATACGGCTAACGGCATTAAGCTATGGGAAAACAAGGATAATAAAAGTTTTCCCTATGATGTAACCGTTGGGGATATTGACTTAGATGGATTGGATGAAGTGTGCATGGCATCTTCTGACGGGTGTTTGTATACCATCGATGATAATGGTGAAACTTTGTTTATATTCGATCCTAAGGCCAATCAATATGCAGATTTTTGGACCGTGGCAGGGATGCCCAGACCCAAAACAGCACCACCACTTTATACCGTGTGCATAACGACCCATGATGGAGAACCCTTCATCTACACAGGAGGTATAAGCCGGATTATATACAAGCTTAATGGACAAGGAGACTTGTTACCTGATTATGCTGAGGGAACCAATGTTATTCGGGAATTAAAAGCAGGTGATACCGATGGAGATGGGACCCATAACATTGTTGCACTAGCCACTTATCGCGCCAATAACACGGATTATCTACAGCTTTACAATGGCAGTGATCTATCCATGAGATGGTCTGTATTCATGCAAAAAGGTGTATCACAAAAGTTTATTGGCAGATTTCTTTTAGAAGATATTGATGATGATCACCAAGTAGAAATCTTACTTAACCCCAATAAAGTCCTAAAGAAGCAAGGATTCGATGAAAGTGTAGGGAAAATAAGAGTATATGAGCCAGATGGTACATTATCTGAGAAGCGATATGATCATACGACCACCATGAGAGGTCGGGATTACAAAATGAACTTTCTTACCAAGGTAGTGGATCCAATAACCAATGACACATATATTGTGGGGTTTTTGTTACATCAGATTGTTGTGCATAAAGTAGACGGTACATTAATCGGTGTGTATAATGCCCCCATGGCATACACCAATGCAGCTTACGATGCCATAACCCATCAATTCATCATAGGTAGTGAAACATCTGGTGGCGATGCCATTTATGTCCTTGATTGTAAAAATGGTATCAACAGCTTGATTGAACAGTTCCAAGAGATTCAATCCATCGGCAGAAGCTCACAGATACAGCAAAACATACAGCGTATTAACAATCAAGTGAACCGTTTTGTCAAGCCATCTTATCAACAAGCATCTTCTTCGGGTATTTCGTTAACCCAAAGTGTCTTTGCTCCAGAAGTAATGGATGCAGTTCAAAATGGCTCCATTGATTTCGCTACATTGGAGTGGCGTTGGTCTGAAGATTTTGATCGAACTGTCTTGTCAGATTTTTGGGCTAATAAAAGAGATAATCGAAGAAAATACGATATGACAGCTGAAGAAATCATCCAACAGGCTAGGGCTTATGAAGCAAGAGGCGAAGACTTCACCGTATGGGCTGGACATGGGCAAGATCCCTTTTATATGCAGTTATCCACCTTAAAAGGTATCATGGATGCGGCACCTAATCATTGTAAAATGTTTATTTACCCAGAGATAGGTTTGTTTGAGGATGAGAACACAACGTATGCCATTGAACATCTATTTATACCCTTAGCCGATTATTGTCAAGCAAAGGGCAGTCAAACAAAAATCTGTTTCCGAAACAAATTTGCCTTTTGGGCATCGGATTGTTACATTGAAAGATGGCGGCCGCTTTTTAATGGAAAGTATAAAGATGTGATTATTCCATCCATGGAGGAAACGACCTGCCGTACCCAGGAGATGAGTTTAGCTGGTAGAGTGGGGTTATGGTTGACGGATCGGGTGGAAGATTGGAGTGGCAGAACGGTAGAAGATAATGCTGTTCACAACAGACAATTTCATTGGGCAACACAAGTTCAAAAAAATGCTTGGATACGCAACATGGTGTACAATTTTTCATTGGGGTCAACCTACATGAATCCAAAAGGAGAACCAGAAGGTGACCCATGTGCAATGGTCTATAAGATGATAGATAAGGGCTTGTTGCTTGTACCGGAAAAAGAGGACATACTATCCATAACCGATGTGGCTTTAGCCATGCGGGAACCTGACCCAACATTTTTTGAACACAGTGTAACCCATGCAAAGATTAATACCTATGACTCACAGAAAGTTGATAAAATGGTGTTTGACCGTTTGGATTCCTATTGGTCAGGAGCACCTGTAGAAAGCCATGATTTTTCTTCGTACGGCTATGGGATTCGTGAAAGAGCACTGAATTTTATGCCTACCACACCTTATGGATTCATGCCCATTATTCCTGATGATTTTGATATAACCAATAGTCGTTTTAAGGACAAAATAACCACCGATGGAAAATATTTTTACGATGAAAATGGGCAGGCATATAAGGCGAATGTTTATAAAAGGCAAGTGGTTTCAAAATTGAAAGAAGCCAGGAAAAAACTACCCTTTTATGTTGAAGGTGATGTGGCTTGGAATGTTGTTCAAGTGGATGAGACACATGCTAGAATCTATCTTATTGATTCGGGTTACCTAAATCCCTCAAGAAAAAAAGCCACAGTGGTTGTAAACAGTGTAGAAGCTCTAGGTTGTCAAGATATGTTAAATGGACAAAACCTTGCTATTGAGAATAACCGTATTCACGTCACAGTACCAGCAGGCGTATTTCGCATTATAGATGTAACGTATGAACCATAAGATTAACCTATCGGACCATATTATAAAAGGATAGAATAAGAAGTGAGTTCTCAAAAAAGTCATAAGAGAATTCACTTTTTATGGGTAACAATAAAGAAGATAGTAGACATAATAAGCAAGAGTAGGATTGGAGCGATGAACTTGAGAAAAAATATATTGTTTTTATTAGTGGACCAATGGCCTTCAGATGCATTTAGTCATAGGGGTGCAGCCATCAAAACACCCAACATGGACCGTCTGACTAGTGAAAGTACAAATTTTATTAATGCATTTACCACATGCCCATTGTGTTCACCAGCAAGAAGTGTTTTATTGACAGGACGATGGAATACCCAGACTGGACTAGAGGATAACATGGGCGTCGGTTATTCCACACAAGAGCCTTTAAAACAAACAGAAGAAACTTGGGTTGATGGGGCTGTTGCAGCAGGCTATCATGTGGGGTATTACGGCAAATGGCATCTGGGACCTAATGGACCCATCATAAGAGGAGCAAAAAAACATTTTGATGACATTGAGCCTCATTCAAAACCTTATATGGTTGGTAAGAGTGATTATAATTATGAAGCATGTAAAATGAATTATAAAAAAAGAGCAGATGCATTATTAAAAAGTAACCATCACTTTTATGGGGATACGCGTATGTCCATAGAAGAAACATTGCCCTATAAGATAGCTGAAAAAGGATGTGCATTCATAAGAGAATACGCACAAGGTGATAAAGAGCAACCCTTTATGTTAACCGTATCGGTGAATGACCCTCATTTTCCACATTATCTACCCAAAGAATTCATTGATAAAATAAAAGAATTTCCTGTCACTCTACCCGAAAACCTTAGGGATGATTTTCAAGATAAACCTTGGTTCCATAACGTCCCTTGGTGGCCCAGCATGGATACTTCAACATTAACCCAAGAGGATTGGCTGGAAGTCATTCGTTATGCAGGCATGCATCGCATGTTAGTGGACCAAGCGTTAGGTAGAGTACTTAATACACTGGATGAAACAGGGCTTTCTGATGAGACCATTGTTATCTTTACATCTGACCATGGTGATATGTGTGGTGCTCATAACCGCTTTGATAAAGGGCCTTATTATTATGATGAAGTCTTTCGAGTACCCTTAATGATAAAAATGCCTCAGGAGAAACCTGCCATACAAAAAGGATATGTGTCCTTAATTGATCTGGGGAAAACCCTGTTTGATATGATGAATCATGAGACGAAAAAGCCCATGTTTGGCAGGAATATCATGTCTCTCATTGGAAAGGAAGAACCGCCTCATGATTGGCAGAATATGGTTTATGGCATGTATGAAAAATATAACGGTATGCGTTTTATCATTCGGGCCATTAGAAGTGAACGCTTTAAATATGTCTATAACCCTCAAGATAAAGATGAATTTTATGATTTGGATATGGACCCTTATGAACTCCACAACAAAGCAACAGATGAAGCCTACACAGAAGAAAAAACATACCTGCAAAGACAGTTAATAGACTGGATGAAAGCCATAGATGATCCTATGTTACAGGAGACATTGCTATCAATACCCCAAGCAGGATGGATTGACGTACTGGAGAAACCAGGACCTTAATTATTGTTGACAATAGACAATTGACAATATATACTGTTGTTATAAAATATGAATTAAGGTGGCATGTTGATGGATATTTATAAAGATAGCAGTAAACCCGTAAATGAAAGAGTAAATGATTTATTGTCAAAAATGACCATAAAAGAGAAAATTGGACAACTTAATCAAAAGATGCTTGGGTGGAATGCATACAAACGCGAACAAGATAACATTATCCTCACCCAAGCATTTCATAAGGAAGTTGCTTTTGGTGATGGACTAGGGGCAATATATGGTCTATTTCGTGCTGATGGGTGGAATAGCCATATTACCATGGGTATATCGCCAAAAGATAGTGTACGGGTTGCTAATGAAATCCAACAATATGTCATTGAACATACACGATTAGGCATCCCTGTTCTTTTATCAGAAGAATGTCCACATGGGCATGAAGCTTTAGAAGCCACTACATTTCCAACAAACATCGGGATAGGTTCATCATGGAATCCTGATTTATATGAACAAGTATGTGGTGTGATGGCAAAGGAGATGCGAGCCAGAGGAGGACATCTGGGTTTAATCTCAACACTGGACATTGCAACAGACCCCAGATGGGGTCGTACAGAAGAGTGTTATGGTGAAGACCCTTATTTGGCCAGTTGCTTCTGTGAAAGTGCTGTAAAAGGACTCCAGGGCACTGAAAGTGATGGGTTAAGAAATCATGATAAAGTGATCGCTGTTGTCAAACATTTTTGTGCACAAGGTGCTACCATTGGAGGGCACAACGGTAAATCCACCAACATTGGTCAACGGGAGTTACATGAAATACATCTGCTAGGTATGCAAAAAGCAGCAAAGGCTGGAGCACTAGGATGCATGGCTGCTTACAATGATATTGATGGGGTGCCCTGTCATATTAATAAACACCTGCTGACGACTATTCTTCGAGAGTCCATGGGATTTGAAGGTTTTGTCATGTCCGATGGTTTGGGCGTTGATAGGCTCTTAACCATTACAGGGGATTATGAACAATCAGGTGCTTATGCATTAAAAGCTGGTGTAGACCTTAATCTATGGAATGAATCCTTTCTTGTACTTGAGTCTGCCATCCATAGTGGCCATTTGACAGAAAAGGATTTAGATGTGGCAGTTGCTCGCATACTGGCAGTAAAATTCAAGTTAGGCTTATTTGAAAAACCCTATATGGATGAACACCTTGTGGATGCTGTGATCGGTTCAGAAGCATCCAAAGACATGGCACTAAGTATAGCAAGAGAAGTACCTGTATTGCTAAAAAATGATCACATACTGCCTTTTGATGAGCATATCAAGCAGATTGCTGTAATCGGTCCCAACAGCCATCATGTCTATAATAGCTTAGGCGATTATACCCAGTGGCAAGAAGAGGGAAAAGTCACTACAATATTAGAGGGTATAATCACCCATGCACCAAAAGATGTATCCGTTAAGTATGCCCATGGTTGTTCTGTTCGTGGGATGGATAAAAGTGAATTTGATGCAGCAATCCAGGTGGCAAAAAATGCCGATGTCATTGTTTTAGTTCTTGGTGGCAGCAGTACGAGAGAAGCCAACATGACCTTTGAAGATAATGGAGCATTATTTATGGATGCATTTACCACAGAGATTGATTGTGGGGAAGCGGTGGATTTGGCAGATTTATCATTAGGCGGTGTCCAACAAGACCTTGCCATAGCATTAAAGGTCCTTCATAAACCATTGGTTACCATATTGATACAAGGACGCCCCCATGCCATTCCTTGGTTTGCACAGCATTCAGATGCGATTTTGTGCGGTTGGTATCCGGGTGAAAAAGGCGGCGAAGCCATTGGTGAGATGCTTTTTGGCAAGGTTGTGCCAAGTGGAAAATTATCCATCAGTATGCCCGTATCATCGGCTCAATTACCT is drawn from Vallitalea pronyensis and contains these coding sequences:
- a CDS encoding glycoside hydrolase family 3 N-terminal domain-containing protein — its product is MDIYKDSSKPVNERVNDLLSKMTIKEKIGQLNQKMLGWNAYKREQDNIILTQAFHKEVAFGDGLGAIYGLFRADGWNSHITMGISPKDSVRVANEIQQYVIEHTRLGIPVLLSEECPHGHEALEATTFPTNIGIGSSWNPDLYEQVCGVMAKEMRARGGHLGLISTLDIATDPRWGRTEECYGEDPYLASCFCESAVKGLQGTESDGLRNHDKVIAVVKHFCAQGATIGGHNGKSTNIGQRELHEIHLLGMQKAAKAGALGCMAAYNDIDGVPCHINKHLLTTILRESMGFEGFVMSDGLGVDRLLTITGDYEQSGAYALKAGVDLNLWNESFLVLESAIHSGHLTEKDLDVAVARILAVKFKLGLFEKPYMDEHLVDAVIGSEASKDMALSIAREVPVLLKNDHILPFDEHIKQIAVIGPNSHHVYNSLGDYTQWQEEGKVTTILEGIITHAPKDVSVKYAHGCSVRGMDKSEFDAAIQVAKNADVIVLVLGGSSTREANMTFEDNGALFMDAFTTEIDCGEAVDLADLSLGGVQQDLAIALKVLHKPLVTILIQGRPHAIPWFAQHSDAILCGWYPGEKGGEAIGEMLFGKVVPSGKLSISMPVSSAQLPVYYNRKDETPYVDLQAKPLYPFGYGLSYTRFVYQHFSLNHKSLSQHALEQGERFNLSFHIRNDGDYDAKEIAQLYIYDMESCITRRIKELRDFKKIHIPQNTSVQVTLSVGIEELSIYNYDMDFVLEPGQVKLMVGCNSDCMYHEEIVTIC
- a CDS encoding glycoside hydrolase family 127 protein; its protein translation is MKTIKKYQPPNLGESKLTSGFWFERTENYMHIIQSMENTLLDDKNAARLINFAIAAGEAKGAFYRNDWSDGDCYKFIEGCANQYAVTGDQRITDLMEPYIPWIEKAQEHDGYINTQITLTHIKRWEDPKHHELYNLGHLFTAGVTYYEATGDKRLLDVAIKAADNLCTVFLPINEELADFGFNPSQIMGLMDLYDVTGNEDYLTLADTFITMRGMKPTKGDFNQNRVPLRKESKPVGHAVMAAYLYAGAADVYGYTQDKTLFTSLERIWQDMINKRIYITGGVCPLYSGISERGDNVHEAFGDEYDLPHRIAYNETCANIGIAMWARRMYNLTGEATYGDWMENILYNAGISGASLDMTSYFYANPLAHRAKEHIKPTFNQYAHVPNKRFKTFTCWCCPPQLWRTFSGMPRWVYAVSDKGVSINLFTGCELDTKLRNGEPVKVVMETNYPWDKEVVIMIEQAPTDGMTLQYLIPSWCSKAKVNGHAKDPGVYEAVVKTGDKITLQLPMEAVFYEANPMVEQANGMVAVKRGPVVYCLEGHDIEGAYAMDELALSVEEGMEEVVIDELPYEMIGLKTHMYYKPKGQGLYHPRTPVEDKKVPVRLIPYFAWANRSEEDMSVWLNRA
- a CDS encoding sulfatase-like hydrolase/transferase, translating into MRKNILFLLVDQWPSDAFSHRGAAIKTPNMDRLTSESTNFINAFTTCPLCSPARSVLLTGRWNTQTGLEDNMGVGYSTQEPLKQTEETWVDGAVAAGYHVGYYGKWHLGPNGPIIRGAKKHFDDIEPHSKPYMVGKSDYNYEACKMNYKKRADALLKSNHHFYGDTRMSIEETLPYKIAEKGCAFIREYAQGDKEQPFMLTVSVNDPHFPHYLPKEFIDKIKEFPVTLPENLRDDFQDKPWFHNVPWWPSMDTSTLTQEDWLEVIRYAGMHRMLVDQALGRVLNTLDETGLSDETIVIFTSDHGDMCGAHNRFDKGPYYYDEVFRVPLMIKMPQEKPAIQKGYVSLIDLGKTLFDMMNHETKKPMFGRNIMSLIGKEEPPHDWQNMVYGMYEKYNGMRFIIRAIRSERFKYVYNPQDKDEFYDLDMDPYELHNKATDEAYTEEKTYLQRQLIDWMKAIDDPMLQETLLSIPQAGWIDVLEKPGP
- a CDS encoding extracellular solute-binding protein → MKKIVTMGFVIVIVLMTALAGCGKKDVKETTSDQTKEKEVTSDIKDKDVDKDPLANINAAGLPIVNEPVTLKVAAKKRETVKKPFKDLAVLQEIEAATNVHIEWDVAPINGWQEKKNLMLASGDWPDVFWGNYIIENNEVIKFAADGIFIPLEDLIDQHAPNIKKILDETPGLRDYITAPDGHIYALPSINETASSAVSAQFINQAWLDEVGMDIPTTTDELYDVLKAFKGICSNEQTPFTFRFDNNILGLNGMFGSFGLVDNKTKFTVVEDKVLFTPMEEAYKEAVQYFHKLFSEGLMDVESFSQNMPIFKAKVSNKNVGVTNMWSLNWLFGDQHEDAGYVFMPPLKGPKGHQGYMYKNASFLSGKGSFLITETCENPVVAIKWADYMAQQEVSFKLLEGLIYEKDDQGIYQPIPIPEGISNDEFRHAETPGANSFHMLTNAFYENVNVSKGILEKRGYDKIYEQYKTNTFLPPFYLSPEDSSRIAELKGDILSFVNEKTSHWMLEGGIEKEWDSYIKQLKKMKIEEMLNIYQNRYNDFISE